A part of Arthrobacter dokdonellae genomic DNA contains:
- the hpaE gene encoding 5-carboxymethyl-2-hydroxymuconate semialdehyde dehydrogenase produces the protein MAEHYLPENLPTHIQHYIDGKFVDSVGGETFDVLDPVSNSTYATAAAGQKADIDLAVAAATTAFTDGPWPRMKPRERARVLNKIADAVEAQEARLAELETFDSGLPITQARGQALRAAENFRFFADLIVAQFDDAMKVPGSQINYVNRKPIGVAGLITPWNTPFMLESWKLAPALASGCTVVLKPAEFTPLSASLWATIFEEAGLPHGVFNLVNGLGEDAGDALVKHPDVPLISFTGETTTGQTIFRNAATSLKGLSMELGGKSPCVVFADADLDAAIDSALFGVFSLNGERCTAGSRILVERSIYDEFCEKYAARAKNIVVGDPHDPKTEVGALVHPEHYNKVMSYVEIGKSEGRLLAGGGRPEGLEHGNYVAPTVFADVKPDARIFQEEIFGPVVAITPFENDDEALTLANGVKYGLAAYIWTQNLTRAHNFAQNVEAGMVWLNSHNVRDLRTPFGGVKASGLGHEGGFRSIDFYTDQQAVHITLGSVHTPKFGASATN, from the coding sequence ATGGCTGAGCACTACCTTCCGGAGAACCTGCCCACGCACATCCAGCACTACATCGACGGCAAATTTGTCGATTCCGTCGGCGGCGAGACCTTTGACGTCCTGGACCCCGTCTCCAACAGCACCTACGCCACGGCCGCGGCCGGGCAGAAGGCGGACATCGACCTCGCCGTCGCCGCCGCCACCACGGCATTCACCGACGGCCCGTGGCCGCGCATGAAGCCGCGCGAGCGCGCCCGCGTCCTGAACAAGATCGCCGACGCCGTCGAGGCCCAGGAGGCCCGGCTGGCCGAGCTGGAGACCTTCGACTCCGGCCTGCCCATCACCCAGGCCCGCGGCCAGGCGCTGCGCGCTGCCGAGAACTTCCGCTTCTTCGCGGACCTGATCGTGGCCCAGTTTGACGACGCCATGAAGGTCCCCGGCTCCCAGATCAACTACGTCAACCGCAAGCCGATCGGCGTCGCTGGCCTCATTACGCCCTGGAACACGCCGTTCATGCTCGAGTCCTGGAAGCTGGCCCCCGCGCTCGCCTCCGGCTGCACCGTGGTGCTCAAGCCCGCCGAGTTCACCCCCCTCTCGGCCTCGCTCTGGGCCACCATCTTTGAAGAGGCCGGCCTCCCGCACGGCGTGTTCAACCTCGTCAACGGCCTCGGCGAGGACGCCGGCGACGCCCTCGTCAAACACCCGGACGTGCCGCTGATCTCCTTCACCGGCGAGACCACCACCGGGCAGACCATCTTCCGCAACGCCGCCACGTCCCTCAAGGGCCTGTCCATGGAACTCGGCGGCAAGAGCCCCTGCGTGGTCTTCGCCGACGCCGACCTCGACGCCGCGATCGACTCCGCCCTGTTCGGCGTCTTCTCCCTCAACGGCGAGCGCTGCACGGCCGGCTCCCGCATTCTCGTGGAGCGCAGCATCTACGACGAATTCTGCGAAAAGTACGCCGCCCGGGCCAAGAACATCGTCGTCGGCGACCCCCACGACCCCAAGACCGAGGTGGGCGCGCTGGTCCATCCCGAGCACTACAACAAGGTCATGTCCTACGTGGAGATCGGCAAGTCCGAGGGCCGGCTGCTGGCCGGCGGCGGGCGCCCCGAAGGGCTGGAGCACGGCAACTACGTGGCCCCGACCGTGTTCGCCGACGTGAAGCCCGACGCGCGGATCTTCCAGGAGGAGATCTTCGGCCCCGTTGTGGCCATCACGCCCTTTGAGAACGACGACGAGGCGCTCACCTTGGCGAACGGCGTCAAGTATGGCCTGGCCGCCTACATCTGGACGCAGAACCTCACCCGGGCACACAACTTCGCCCAGAACGTCGAGGCCGGCATGGTGTGGCTGAACAGCCACAACGTCCGCGACCTGCGCACCCCGTTCGGCGGGGTCAAGGCCTCCGGCCTGGGCCACGAGGGCGGCTTCCGCTCGATCGACTTCTACACCGACCAGCAGGCCGTGCACATCACGCTTGGCAGCGTCCACACCCCCAAATTCGGCGCTTCCGCCACCAACTGA
- a CDS encoding IclR family transcriptional regulator has product MDSRPAKVPAHSQTLSRGIRALEILAEAQSPLTIAELSEALGVHRSIAYRILRTLEDHSLLMRDDAGRVQAGPGLAALARGVNRDLQTASLPELTELANELSMTAFIAVWDHRDSVTLLTVEPRHSGATLAQRPGTRHSFSSGAPGIAIQSAISEDAWERLAPGLPYRPEARAARTAGFATSHDEVLPGVAAIAAPIHIPGGMPAAICVVSLGPSADPAAIGARLAASARAIEGQLQ; this is encoded by the coding sequence ATGGACAGCCGCCCGGCGAAAGTACCCGCCCACTCCCAGACCCTCTCCCGCGGCATCCGGGCGTTGGAGATCCTGGCCGAGGCCCAGTCCCCCCTGACGATCGCCGAGCTCTCCGAGGCGCTGGGCGTGCACCGCTCCATCGCCTACCGTATCCTGCGCACGCTGGAGGACCACTCGCTCTTGATGCGGGACGACGCCGGCCGCGTCCAGGCTGGCCCCGGGCTGGCGGCGCTCGCCCGGGGTGTCAACCGCGACCTCCAGACGGCGTCACTGCCTGAACTGACCGAACTGGCCAACGAACTGTCCATGACGGCGTTTATTGCCGTGTGGGACCACCGCGATTCCGTCACCCTCCTGACAGTGGAGCCGCGTCATTCCGGTGCCACGCTGGCCCAACGCCCGGGCACGCGCCACTCCTTCAGTTCCGGCGCGCCCGGCATTGCCATCCAGTCCGCCATCAGCGAAGACGCCTGGGAGCGGCTGGCACCCGGCCTGCCCTACCGGCCCGAAGCACGCGCGGCCCGGACGGCCGGATTCGCCACCAGCCACGACGAGGTCCTCCCCGGCGTCGCCGCGATCGCCGCACCCATCCACATCCCCGGCGGCATGCCGGCGGCCATCTGCGTGGTCTCGCTCGGGCCCAGCGCGGATCCGGCCGCCATCGGCGCGCGGCTGGCCGCCAGCGCCCGCGCCATCGAAGGACAGCTGCAATAG
- a CDS encoding GntR family transcriptional regulator gives MTTPAAGNRPGETAGSKSERAYAAIKEKILGGEYTPGYRLVLAKLAEDLGFSVVPVREAIRRLEAESFVTFERNVGATVAGIDPTEYLYTMQTLSIVEGAATALSAPLITPEDIVRARAVNAAMRECLEHFDPVRFTALNLDFHSVLFENCPNPHILDLVHRGWNRLQALRSSTFNYVPGRARESVAEHEALLNLLEGGADAETVERAARAHRGATLDAYLARSSPDQRAHAPLTPTY, from the coding sequence GTGACCACGCCCGCGGCCGGGAACCGGCCAGGCGAGACGGCTGGCAGCAAGTCGGAGCGCGCCTACGCCGCCATCAAGGAGAAAATCCTCGGCGGCGAATACACGCCGGGCTACCGGCTGGTGCTGGCCAAGCTGGCCGAGGACCTCGGCTTCAGCGTGGTGCCCGTCCGCGAGGCCATCCGCCGCCTGGAGGCCGAAAGCTTCGTCACCTTCGAGCGCAACGTGGGCGCCACAGTCGCGGGAATCGACCCCACCGAGTACCTGTACACGATGCAGACGCTCAGCATTGTGGAGGGGGCGGCCACCGCCCTCTCCGCCCCCCTGATCACGCCGGAGGACATCGTCCGGGCCAGGGCCGTCAACGCGGCCATGCGCGAGTGCCTGGAGCATTTTGACCCCGTCCGCTTCACGGCGCTGAACCTGGACTTCCACAGCGTCCTGTTTGAAAACTGCCCCAACCCGCACATCCTGGACCTGGTCCACCGCGGCTGGAACCGGCTGCAGGCACTGCGCTCCTCCACCTTCAACTACGTCCCGGGCCGCGCCCGGGAATCCGTGGCTGAACACGAGGCATTGCTGAACCTGCTCGAAGGCGGCGCGGACGCCGAAACCGTGGAACGCGCGGCGCGCGCCCACCGCGGCGCCACCCTGGACGCCTATCTGGCCCGCAGCAGCCCCGACCAGCGGGCACACGCCCCGCTGACGCCCACGTACTGA
- a CDS encoding fumarylacetoacetate hydrolase family protein: protein MEQVTAATLKQAGKVIAVHLAYQSRADQRGRTPAKPSYFLKASSSLSLSGSEIERPAGCELLAYEGEIALVIGTAARRVSPDDAWQHVGHVTASNDLGVYDLKYADKGSNVRSKSGDGFTPFGPALIPAADVDPSALRVRTWVNGQLVQDDTTKGLIFPFRQIVADLSQLMTLEPGDIILTGTPAGSSVAVPGDVIEVEVDAPESGLTTGRLRTAVVQGTGELAEFGNVPKATDADREDAWGSAEAAGLAPKGLSAELKRKLTSVGTATLSSQLRKRGLNNVSIDGLKSTRPELRIAGTARTLRYVPNREDLFKVHGGGYNAQKRIINTLNDGDVLVMEARGEPGTGTVGDILALRAQINGAAAIVTDGGVRDVAAVAALDMPTFYTGAHPAVLGRKHIPWDTDLTISCGGATVQPGDVIVGDSDGLLVIPPSLAEEVADDAIAQEHEETFIAEMVAEGHGVDGLYPMNAAWKAKFAEWALTHPNPAAQP from the coding sequence GTGGAACAAGTCACCGCAGCCACGCTCAAGCAGGCCGGCAAGGTCATCGCCGTTCATCTGGCGTACCAGTCCCGGGCCGACCAGCGCGGGCGCACCCCTGCCAAGCCGTCCTACTTCCTGAAGGCGTCGTCCTCCCTGAGCCTGAGCGGCTCGGAGATTGAGCGCCCGGCCGGCTGCGAGCTGCTCGCCTACGAGGGTGAGATCGCCCTGGTCATCGGCACGGCGGCGCGCCGCGTCAGCCCGGACGATGCCTGGCAGCACGTCGGGCACGTCACCGCCAGCAACGATCTCGGCGTCTACGACCTCAAGTACGCGGACAAGGGCTCCAACGTCCGGTCGAAGTCCGGCGACGGCTTCACCCCCTTCGGCCCGGCCCTGATCCCCGCGGCCGACGTCGATCCCTCCGCCCTGCGCGTGCGCACCTGGGTCAATGGCCAGCTCGTCCAGGATGACACCACCAAAGGCCTGATCTTCCCGTTCCGCCAGATCGTGGCGGACCTGTCCCAGCTGATGACCCTCGAACCGGGCGACATCATCCTCACCGGCACCCCGGCCGGATCTTCAGTTGCTGTCCCGGGCGACGTCATCGAGGTTGAGGTCGACGCCCCGGAGTCCGGGCTCACCACCGGGCGGCTGCGCACCGCCGTCGTCCAGGGCACCGGGGAGCTGGCGGAGTTTGGCAACGTGCCGAAAGCCACCGACGCCGACCGCGAGGACGCGTGGGGCTCCGCCGAGGCCGCCGGACTGGCCCCGAAGGGCCTGAGCGCCGAGCTCAAGCGCAAGCTGACCAGCGTCGGCACCGCCACGCTCAGCTCCCAGCTTCGCAAGCGCGGCCTGAACAATGTCAGCATCGACGGCCTGAAGTCGACCCGGCCGGAGCTGCGGATCGCCGGCACCGCCCGCACGCTGCGTTACGTGCCCAACCGGGAGGACCTGTTCAAGGTCCACGGGGGCGGCTATAACGCCCAAAAGCGCATCATCAACACCTTGAACGACGGCGACGTCCTCGTCATGGAGGCCCGCGGCGAACCCGGCACCGGCACCGTCGGGGACATCCTGGCCCTGCGCGCCCAAATCAACGGGGCAGCGGCCATCGTGACCGACGGCGGCGTGCGAGACGTGGCCGCCGTGGCGGCGCTGGACATGCCCACCTTCTACACCGGCGCCCACCCCGCCGTGCTGGGCCGCAAGCACATTCCGTGGGACACCGACCTGACCATCTCCTGCGGCGGCGCCACCGTCCAGCCCGGGGACGTCATCGTCGGCGACTCGGACGGCCTGCTGGTGATCCCGCCGTCGTTGGCGGAGGAAGTGGCCGACGACGCCATCGCCCAGGAGCACGAGGAGACGTTCATTGCGGAGATGGTCGCGGAGGGCCACGGCGTGGACGGCCTCTACCCGATGAACGCGGCCTGGAAGGCGAAGTTCGCCGAGTGGGCGCTCACGCATCCGAACCCCGCGGCGCAGCCGTGA